In the Nymphalis io chromosome 2, ilAglIoxx1.1, whole genome shotgun sequence genome, one interval contains:
- the LOC126773876 gene encoding protein HBS1: protein MARHRNVRNRNYSDEYDYDDVYGHSVEEDSCLSPSDTAQWMYDRSRNQQAISNFLDNHNDIQEEAEDLPEPSVRTLDRRESMDLRGLNLNEDDEAKLMSCLDELRNVLGDTIPENILVQSVLTHKFNYNKALDEILNNKSKDEAKCKSQPAIQAAPAVLIEPIKAPILTTGDKTPKVIATKIEPNNVAVIKGFKIEDENIRSSPQTPRDQSPATRDRTPSRLEQADENKVIIKIKENKCDPKTQFLNERGSDKDHLYIVVIGHVDAGKSTLMGRILCELGEVSQRTLHKYEQESKKIGKQSFMYAWVLDETGEERVRGITMDVGRAQFETKTKKVIILDAPGHADFIPNMITGAGQADVALLVVDATRGEFESGFELGGQTREHALLVRSLGVNQLAVAVNKLDTTNWSQERFDEITKKLKAFLKQAGFKDSDVTFVPCSGLTGENLVKNSMEPELLKWYSGPSLLEVIDKFNVPQRLVSKPLRMSVNDVFKGTGSGFCVGGRIENGVINKGDKVLVCPSKEIAEVRSLSINDLVSNVAFAGDQVSVTLSGVEMQNVSIGYILSDPIQQVPVTSRFEARLVVFNVKVPITKGFPVLIHHQSLVESANIVKIKALLNKSTGEVLKKKPRCLGNNSVAVVDIEVCRPICIERYKDVKELGRVMLRVAGVTIAAGLVTDIFTT, encoded by the coding sequence ATGGCTCGCCATCGCAATGTAAGAAATCGCAACTATTCTGATGAATATGATTACGATGATGTTTATGGGCACTCTGTTGAAGAGGACAGCTGTTTATCACCAAGTGATACAGCACAATGGATGTATGATCGTTCTCGAAATCAGCAGGCTATATCGAACTTTTTAGATAACCATAATGATATTCAAGAGGAGGCTGAAGATTTGCCGGAACCTTCAGTTCGAACATTAGATCGTCGGGAATCAATGGATTTACGTGGCCTTAATTTGAACGAAGACGATGAAGCTAAACTCATGTCCTGTCTGGATGAATTGCGCAATGTTTTAGGTGATACAATTCCGGAAAATATATTAGTACAGTCAGTGCTTactcataaatttaattataataaagcattggatgaaatattgaataataaaagtaaagatgAAGCTAAATGCAAGTCACAACCTGCAATACAAGCTGCACCTGCAGTTCTTATTGAACCCATTAAAGCACCAATATTAACAACTGGAGATAAAACACCTAAGGTAATTGCTACAAAAATAGAACCAAACAATGTGGCTGTGATCAAAGGCTTTAAAATCGAAGATGAAAATATTAGAAGTAGTCCACAGACACCAAGAGATCAGTCTCCGGCTACCAGAGATAGAACACCTTCTCGACTTGAACAAGCAGATGAAAATaaagtgataataaaaataaaagaaaacaaatgcgATCCAAAGACACAATTTCTTAATGAAAGAGGATCTGACAAAGATCATTTGTATATTGTTGTTATAGGTCATGTTGATGCGGGGAAATCTACATTGATGGGTCGAATATTATGTGAATTAGGTGAAGTTAGCCAAAGGACATTACATAAGTATGAACAAGAGAGTAAGAAAATTGGGAAACAAAGCTTTATGTACGCCTGGGTATTGGATGAAACTGGTGAAGAGAGGGTAAGAGGAATTACTATGGATGTAGGGAGGGCCCAATTTGAGACTAAAACAAAGAAAGTAATAATCTTAGATGCACCAGGTCATGCTGATTTCATTCCTAACATGATTACAGGTGCAGGTCAAGCTGACGTTGCACTTTTGGTTGTGGATGCAACCAGAGGAGAGTTTGAATCAGGTTTTGAACTTGGTGGTCAAACTCGAGAACATGCCCTACTTGTCAGATCTCTAGGAGTAAACCAGCTTGCTGTTGCAGTAAATAAATTAGATACAACCAACTGGTCTCAGGAAAGATTTGatgaaataactaaaaaactTAAAGCTTTTTTGAAACAGGCTGGTTTCAAAGATTCAGATGTCACATTTGTACCATGTTCAGGTTTAACTGGGGAGAACTTAGTCAAAAATTCAATGGAGCCTGAATTACTGAAATGGTATAGTGGACCTAGCTTACTTGAAGTTATAGATAAATTCAATGTACCTCAAAGACTTGTATCAAAACCCTTACGCATGTCTGTCAATGATGTATTTAAAGGAACTGGTTCTGGTTTTTGTGTTGGTGGTCGTATTGAAAATGGTGTCATAAATAAGGGTGATAAAGTTTTGGTCTGTCCTTCAAAGGAAATAGCTGAGGTTCGTAGTTTAAGTATAAATGACTTGGTTAGTAACGTAGCATTTGCAGGTGACCAAGTAAGCGTAACTCTGTCTGGAGTTGAAATGCAGAATGTTTCCATTGGTTATATATTAAGCGACCCAATTCAACAAGTGCCAGTAACCTCAAGATTCGAAGCTAGATTAGTTGTTTTCAATGTTAAAGTTCCTATAACCAAAGGCTTTCCCGTTCTTATTCATCATCAATCTTTGGTAGAGTCtgcaaatattgttaaaataaaggcattacttaataaaagtaCTGGAgaagtattgaaaaaaaagcCTAGGTGTCTTGGTAACAATTCAGTAGCAGTAGTGGATATTGAAGTTTGCAGGCCAATTTGCATTGAGAGATACAAGGATGTAAAGGAGCTTGGGCGAGTAATGTTACGTGTTGCCGGAGTCACAATAGCAGCTGGTCTTGTAACAGATATTTTTACAACTTGA